The following are encoded together in the Trichomycterus rosablanca isolate fTriRos1 chromosome 19, fTriRos1.hap1, whole genome shotgun sequence genome:
- the LOC134333413 gene encoding terminal nucleotidyltransferase 5A-like produces MEKEDKWTKRQNSNFCVLNWEQVKRLDVILTESIPIHGRWSFPTLQMKPRDIVKAVRRRMAERNINVREVRLNGSAASHVLHEDNALGYKDLDLIFCTELQDDLDFQTIKDIVLDALLDFLPAVVNTAKITPLTLKEAYVQKMVKVCTDSDRWSLISLSNNSGKNVELKFVDSLRRQFEFSLDSFQICLDSLLLFHECSLGSAMSDSFHPSVVAESMYGDFSEALDHLHRRLIVTRNPEEIRGGGLLKYCHLLLRGFRAPNQRNSADYRKLLQRYMCSRFFIDFPCASQQHRKIESYLQSHFVGQKESKFAYLNTLHGVVRKSSTCLMNRERCRALDIIVGMAVRALAEHADVPKAENVTCYYQPAPYVKDSNFSNYSVARIQNIYTCETDQSGRVWFCLYV; encoded by the exons ATGGAAAAGGAAGACAAGTGGACAAAGAGGCAGAACAGCAATTTTTGTGTGCTGAACTGGGAGCAGGTGAAGCGCCTGGACGTCATCCTCACCGAGTCCATACCGATCCACGGCCGCTGGAGTTTCCCCACGCTGCAGATGAAGCCGCGGGACATCGTAAAGGCCGTACGACGTCGAATGGCCGAGCGAAACATTAACGTACGTGAGGTTCGGCTGAACGGCTCGGCCGCCAGCCACGTCCTGCATGAGGACAACGCGTTAGGATACAAAGACCTGGACCTGATCTTCTGCACTGAGCTACAGGACGACCTGGACTTCCAGACCATCAAGGACATCGTGCTGGATGCGCTCCTGGACTTCCTGCCTGCAGTCGTCAACACAGCCAAAATTACCCCCCTCACACTAAAG GAGGCGTACGTACAGAAGATGGTGAAGGTCTGTACTGACTCGGACCGCTGGAGTCTGATCTCTCTGTCCAACAACAGCGGTAAAAACGTGGAGCTGAAGTTTGTGGACTCTCTGCGGCGTCAGTTTGAGTTCAGCCTGGACTCCTTCCAGATCTGCCTGGATTCGCTGCTTCTCTTCCACGAGTGCTCTCTGGGTAGCGCCATGAGCGACTCGTTCCACCCGTCCGTGGTCGCCGAGAGCATGTACGGCGATTTCTCCGAGGCCCTCGATCACCTGCACCGCCGGCTCATCGTGACGCGTAACCCCGAGGAGATCCGCGGCGGCGGCTTGCTGAAATACTGCCACCTGCTGCTGCGCGGCTTCCGTGCTCCAAACCAGCGTAACAGCGCCGACTACCGTAAGCTGCTCCAGCGCTACATGTGCTCTCGCTTCTTTATCGATTTCCCCTGCGCCTCCCAGCAGCACCGGAAGATCGAGTCGTACCTCCAGAGCCACTTCGTCGGGCAGAAGGAGAGTAAATTTGCGTACCTGAACACACTGCACGGCGTGGTACGTAAAAGCAGCACGTGCCTGATGAACCGCGAGAGGTGCCGAGCTCTTGACATTATCGTCGGCATGGCGGTGCGGGCGCTGGCCGAGCACGCCGACGTTCCAAAAGCGGAGAACGTCACCTGCTACTACCAGCCCGCGCCGTACGTCAAAGACTCTAATTTCAGCAACTACAGCGTGGCGCGGATACAGAACATCTACACCTGTGAAACCGACCAATCAGGTCGAGTCTGGTTTTGTTTGTATGTCTGA